A DNA window from Vigna angularis cultivar LongXiaoDou No.4 chromosome 1, ASM1680809v1, whole genome shotgun sequence contains the following coding sequences:
- the LOC108328320 gene encoding pentatricopeptide repeat-containing protein At1g05670, mitochondrial-like: MEFVGSFPDVVSYSVIINGYCQVEQIGKVLKLLEKLKGKGFVFTTLISGFDKSGNVSAECNLFDEMRHKKIVLDFVTYTSMINGLCEAGKVGEMKDAFSVHNQMVEKGLTPNVITCTTLVDGLCKHGEVGNIEQEIKIMEEMDLAWFYPDTITNQWSYKGFLSLGNIVVPSLSQAFRDCAWSPILVSLKEILDAYAEYFEFWENPDLDVSNSFAQFTERLIYGYKDWDSCDLFLARLSNSFDGKKVAIKVFREYPEAFCKKKKFVEAKKLFEMRTQGFDAEKEIYDIFVDANYEERKCENTLELIDEAIVKCLLKRT; the protein is encoded by the exons ATGGAGTTTGTGGGGAGCTTTCCTGATGTTGTAAGTTATAGTGTTATAATCAATGGATACTGTCAGGTTGAACAGATAGGAAAGGTCTTGAAGCTCCTGGAAAAGTTGAAGGGAAAGGGGT TTGTGTTTACAACTCTCATAAGTGGGTTCGACAAGTCTGGGAATGTTTCAGCTGAATGCAATCTATTTGATGAAATGAGACATAAGAAAATAGTTCTTGATTTCGTGACTTATACTTCCATGATTAATGGGCTTTGTGAAGCTGGAAAG GTCGGAGAAATGAAAGATGCATTCTCTGTTCACAACCAGATGGTTGAGAAGGGTTTGACTCCTAATGTTATAACTTGTACAACATTGGTTGATGGCCTGTGTAAACATGGTGAG GTAGGAAATATAGagcaagaaataaaaattatggaaGAAATGGATCTGGCATGGTTTTATCCTGACACCATTACTAATCAATGGTCTTATAAAGGGTTTCT TTCCCTTGGTAACATTGTTGTACCATCTTTAAGCCAG gcTTTCAGGGATTGTGCTTGGTCACCAATTTTGGTATCTCTTAAGGAAATTTTGGATGCTTAT GCTGAATATTTTGAGTTCTGGGAAAATCCTGATTTGGATGTTAGTAACTCGTTTGCTCAATTTACTGAGAGGTTGATTTATGGTTACAAGGACTGGG ATTCTTGTGATTTGTTTCTAGCTAGGCTATCTAACAGTTTTGATGGGAAAAAGGTGGCAATTAAGGTGTTCAGAGAGTATCCAGAA GCTTTctgtaagaaaaagaaatttgtgGAGGCTAAGAAGCTATTTGAGATGAGAACTCAAGGCTTTGATGCAGAAAAAGagatatatgatatttttgttgatgCAAACTATGAAGAAAGGAAATGTGAAAATACTCTTGAGCTTATTGATGAAGCAATAGTGAAATGTCTTCTTAAGAGAACTTAG